ACTGCCGGCGTCGGTCCGGGTCGCCCCGGGCGGGTTCACCCGTCGAACCGGATCCCGTCCTCGACGAGACGGTAGTTGCGCTCGCGATCGAGTTCCTCTGCGAGCCACTCCTCCTGGTACAGTTGTGCAATGAGCTCCGCATACAGGTTTCGCCACGCCATCGCGTAGATCGGGGACTGGCCCCACGCCCTGAGTTCGGGGACGAACTCGTCGTACCGTTCCATCCGCGATTCCATGTGTTCGATCGCGTCGACGACGTACCCGGCCGCCTCGCCGGGATCGTCCGCCTCGTCGATCGCGTCGTTGATCCGGCGCTCGATCCCGTCGACGGCCCGGTGTATGTCCATCTCCGCGGCGTCTTCTTCTTCGGGGAGCGATTCGAGTACGCCACGCGGTACGCCGAGTGAGACGTGGTCCATGTGGGGTCAATCGACCGGACGGAACCTAAAAGAGTCGGTCCCGTCCGGTCCGCTCCGGGCAACCGATCACAGCCGTTCGCCCTGATACTCTCCCTCGTAGACACCCTCGTGGTCGGCGGCTGCGAGCACGAACTGGCCGATGCGTGCACCCCGCCGGATCTCGATCTCGTGGCCGACCTGCAACAGTCCCTCGCCGATCCCCTCGTAGCCGGCGTCCCACACCGCCGTGTGCAACATCGCGCTGTTGCGCATGAGCGAGGATCGGGGATAGACGAAACCGACGTGGGAGTCGGGGACCCGGACGACTTCCCCGTATTCGGCGACGTAGTTGCCGGGCTCGAGTCGGAACGCGCCGTCGTCCGGTTCGAGCTCCAGTCTCTCGCCGACCGTTTTTCCGTCCCGGTCAATACGGCCCGGGGAGCTCTGTTCGTAAACTGTCCCCAGCGTGAGATCGACGCCGTTCGGCTGTACCTGGTCGGAAGACAGCGGTTCGTCGTTCGCCTTCCGAAGCCGTTTCGCGACGAACTTCCCTGATCTGAACATACCGGCTCTGTCGTGCCCGTGAATAAAACGCTGCTGTCGTGTCCTCGCTGCTGTCATTTCGTGAGTTTCGTTCCTGATAACCTGGCCGTGCCTTTGATAACCCCTCCGGGTAGAGTCACTCCCTGTGAGCGAGACGAACGGTGGCGACCGGGGAGTGAGCGAGGCGTTGAGCTTCGTTCTCGTGTTCGCGCTCGTGATTGGTTCGATCGCGATCGTCTACACGGTCGGGCTCGGCGGCCTCCAGGACGCCCGGGATCACGAGCGGATCAACAACGCCGAGCGGGCGTTCGAGGTGTTCGGGGAGAACCTCGACGACATCGTCCTGGACGGGGCGCCGAGTCGCTCGACGCAGATCCGCATGTCGGACGCGACGCTATCAGTTCAAGAGGCGGCATACGTCGAGATCACCGGAACCAATCCAGAAACCGGTGAAAACTACACCTATCCCCCACAACAGGTCCGATCGCTCGCCTTCGAATCCGGCGACAGCACCGTCAGCTACACCGGTGGTGCGGTGGTCCGCAGCGACGGCGATGGGGATGGCGTGATGGTTCGGGAGCCACCGTTCCTGTTCGAGGACGACAGGATGGTCCTCCCTATCGTTCGGCTCTCTTCGGGTGGCTCCGTCGCCGTGAGCGGCGATCAGGTCATTCAGGTCCGGACCGAACAGGTTCTCAGACGGAACGATCCCGTCAACGGAACCGAGTTCGATAGCGTAGAGGTGAACGTCTCGACGGACAATCCGGGTGCGTGGAACAGATACATGGAGGACAGCGGGATGGAGTGTGAGGAACCCGATCCGGGCGCGGGAGAGGACGGACTCGCGCTGGTGTCATGTGAGCACGAGGACGTAGAGCAGCTTCGCGTGGTCGTGATACGCATCGACGTCGCCTTCGAGTGAGAATCCGCCGCTAGGGTTGCTCCTCCGGAACTGTCCGGTCGCTTTTTGTCCGTCAGTTCCATGGGATGGGCTCAGCGTCTTTCTCAGGATCGTATCGATGACACTGAGCCGATTGCCCGTCGAGATCGACAACAGTTGGCGTTTCGCGTTCACAGATCGTCGGGAACGCGTCGGCGAGGAGTTCACTTGCGCCATCGATGTCCCCGTCCGCGATCGCCGCAGCTGCGTCTGTAACTGCCCGTTCCGCGAGTGGATCCGAAAGCGACGACGGGAGTCCGAACTCCTTGCGAACCGTTTCGGCCGTCGTCGACTGTCCCTGTCGATCCGGCGCGAGCGGTTCGGGGAGTTCACCGGTTTCGACGGTGAATCTGAGCGCCGCGATCGCCCGCCACTGTTCCTGGGTGACGTCCACGTCTTTCGGGGGGATCACCTCAGGACACCTGGTGTGGAACCGACAGCCTTTGGGCGGGTTCGCCGGCTCCGGAACGGTGTCGGTGAGCGGCTTTTCGAGGGTCCTGTCACCGGGGTCGAGACTCGGCACCGAGCCGAGTAGCACGCGGGTGTACGGATGTGCTGGTGAGTCGAGAACCTCCGCGACAGGTCCCTTTTCGACGAGTTCACCGAGATACATCACGGCGATCCGATCACAGAACCGGCGCACGACGTCGATGTCGTGGCTGATGAATAGCACGGCAATGTCGAACTCCCGCCGGATCTCGTCCAGCAGAGCGAGCACGTCCGACTGTACCCGCCCGTCGAGCGCGCTCGTGGGCTCGTCGGCGACGATCAAGTCCGGATTCACGACGAGCGCCCGGGCGATCGCGATCCGCTGTTTCTCGCCGCCGGAGAACGCGTGTGGGTAGCGGTCGACGTCGGCTGCGGACAGCCCCACGCGTTCGAGCACGTCGGCGACGATCTCCCGTCGTCGGTCGGAATCGTCCATTCCGTGGAGCCGAAGCGGCTCCGCAACCGCCTCTCCGACGGTCATTCTGGGGCTGAACGCCTCGTTCGGATCCTGGACGATCAGCTGTGCCCGACGGCGGAACGACTTGAGCTGCTCCCCGCGGAACTTCTCGATCGGGGTGCCCTCGAATCTGACTTCCCCACCGGTCGGCTCCTCGAGCCGGAGGATCGACAGCGCAGTCGTGGACTTCCCGCAGCCGGACTCGCCGACGAGTCCGAGCGCCTCGCCGCGGTCGATCCGGAAGTTAACGCCGTCGACGGCGCGGACTCGGCCGACTTCGCGGCGCAACAGCCCTTTCGTGATCGGGTAATGTTTCTCCAGCCCGTCGACAGCGAGCACTGGCGGCTCGTCACTCATCGGTCGGCCCCCCGTTGGCTGTTCCGCTTTCTCCACGCGGACGGGTATCCGGCGCGTCTTCGCTCCGATCGGTTCTGCCCGGTATCCCGCCCGGGCTGGCGCCCCTCGCGTCCGCGAGGATCTGATCCGGATCCCTCTCGGGGGCGTAGTGAACACACGAGACCTCGTGTGCGCTGTTGCCGTCCGTCGGATACGTCGGCGGCTGTGTTCCACCCCCGCACGCGTCGACGGCGTGGGGACATTCCCGCCGGAACCGACAGCCGTCCGTCGGGATCTCGTCTCTCGCGGACCGTTCTCCCCGTCGGTCCAGCCCGTCGTAACTTTCGAACAGCGCCTGCGTGTACGGATGTGACGGTCGCGCGAACACGGTCTCCACCGGACCCTGTTCCATCACCGTCCCGCCGAACATCACGACGACTCGATCGGCCAGGGCGGCAACCACCCGAAGGTCGTGGGTAACGAGCAGGAGAGACATGCCGCCCCCGGTTAGTTCCCGGAGCAGTTCGATGAGGCGGGCCTGCACGGTGACGTCGACGGCAGTCGTCGGCTCGTCGGCGATCAACAGCTCCGGGTCGGCTGCGAGCCCGATCCCGATCGCGACCCGCTGGGCCATCCCGCCGGAGAACTCGTGTGGGTAGTCGTCGACCCGCTCGCTCGCCCGCGGGATCCCGACCCGCCTCAGGAGTTCGACAGCTCGCTCGCGTGTCGCAGTGACGTCTCCCGCTCCATGGATCGTCATCGCTTCCGCGAGTTGATCCCCCACGGTGTACACCGGATCGAGTGCCTGCTGTGGGTTCTGGAACACGTGTGCGATTCTGTTTCCGCGAACCGACCGGAGCGTCGAATCGTCTGCGTCCAGAAGCGACAGTCCATCGAACGAGACGGTTCCGCCGACGATTTCTGCCGGTGGCTGTGGCACGATACCGGTGAGCGACTCGCAGGTGACGCTTTTCCCGCTGCCGGATTCGCCGACCAGACAGACAGTTTCTCCGCGATCGACGGTGAAGCTCACCCCGTCTACTGCGTGGACGCGGCCCCCGTCCGCGTCGATGTATGTGCGGAGGTTTTCGACCGAAAGGAGCGGTTCGCTCCCGACCTCGCTTTGGTCGAGGGTCATCGGTTTGCCCCCCGTCGAGGATCCATCGCGTCCCTGAATTCGTCGCCGACGAGTTTGAGCGAGAGAATCGTCGCCGTCAACGCCAGGGCGGGGAGCGTCGCCACCCACCAGATCTTGTACGCTGGATGTGGGGCTCTGGTCTGCATCTCTGCGGCCACCTCCGCGTTGATCCCTTCGCTGATGATTCCGCCCCACGAGTAGGTCTGGAGCTCGTGGTAGCCGAGGAACGCCACTCCAGCCTCGAACAGCACCAGCAACGCGAGCAGCTGAAATACCGCCGGAACCAGGGTGTTGGTCACGTTCGGCAGGATGTGACGCTTTGCGAGATACGTCCCCGACGCCCCGAGGCTCCTGGCGACGAGGACGTGACCGTCCTCCCTGCGCTGTAACACCTCGCTGCGGACCAGCCTGGCGATGCCGCCCCAGCTGAGCAGCCCGAAGGCGAGAAGCAACACGAGCAACGACGGCCCCCAGTAGGTGTAGCCGATGAAGTACAGCACGATCGCGGGGATCGAAAGCTGGACGTCGACGTACGACATCAGCAGGCTGTCGACGGCACCGCCGCGCAGTCCGGCGATCACTCCCACGGCTGCCGCCGCCGGAATCACGAACGCTGCGGTGATCGCCATCACGTACAGCGCGACACGCGCACCGGAGGCGACCAGGAATCCCATCGGATGGCCCCGTTCGTTGGTGCCGAGGGGATATGCCCACGTTCCGTGGCATCGCTGTTCGAATATCTCTCCCGTTACGGCACCGAGACACTCGACCCCAGTGACCTCGCTTGTGAACCCGATCGGCGGGTGAAACGCGTGCTGGAAGGCCAGACCGGGGTTCGGAAACAGTATCGGAGCGAAAAACCCGATCACAACCAGCACCAGCAGATAGCCACCGGCCAACTTCGTGGACAGTTTGGCGCCGACGCCCTCGACGACACGTGTGACGGTGTCGCGGTGCTGTACTGCGGGAACGATACCGTACGCGACGAGCGTCGCGACCGCAAGGAGGAACACCCAGTCGACAGGTTCCGCCCGCCACTCTCCGATCGTGTACACGTGGGCGTACATGACGTCGTATAGATACAGTAGTCCGACGAGAGTGATGCCGATCAGGAGTGTAACGCGCTGTGGGGTGACGATCCGTCTGGATCTGTCGATCCGTGACCAGTCGACGGTTTCGAACCGGGGGGAGTCGTCGTTGTCGCTCATGGAGGGCACCTCTTTCGGGACCAGTTACCGTGGCACGTGGGTGGGTTTTCACGAACGTGGCATAACCGTTACGTTTTTGAGAGCATACGTCGGTAACCAGACTGTATGCGCTCCATGGTCCCTGTCATCCCTCCACAGACACTGTTGGATACCCTCCACCGGATTTCGACGCGGAGTGACCCCCCGTGAACGTCGTTCGGGTGTTCCTCCAGCGGATCGCGCTGGGCCTCGTGGCCGCCTGGGGCGTCCTGACCGCCGTGTTCGTCGGATTCACGATGACGGACGACTGGGTGAAGCAAGGACTCGAAGGCCAACTCAGATGGGTCGGAATCACGGGGGAGGAACTCGAGGCGCGTCTGGACGCCTATCTCGCGGATAGAGGCCTCGACAGACCCATCTGGGAGCAGTACCTGGACTGGATGGGAGATATGGTGACGCTTTCGTGGGGAGAATCGTTAGTGACTGGAGAGCCCGTTATGGGACTCGTCGCCGATGCAGTGCTGCGAACGGGGATGTACGTCGTCCCCGCGATCGTTCTCGGACTCTCGATCGGGATGATGGTCGGACTGTATGTGGCCCTGAACCCGGAGAGCCGGATCGCAAACGGGGGACGTGGAACCACGTACCTGCTTTTTGCGCTGCCGAGTTTCTGGATCGGCGGCATGTTCGTTTCGCTTCTGGAGGGTGATGTGATCTCCCGGTCACCGGTGCTTTTCGACCACGCACTTCCGATCGGGCTCGCGACGGCGGCACTACTCGGCGGATACGTGAGTTACACCCGGGCGTACGCGATCGATCACGCCTCTGCAGATTTCGTCTCGCTGGTGAAAGCGAAAGGTGCCGGGCCGGTTCTCGTCGCGAAGCACGTGGTGCGCAACGCCGCTGTCCCGCTTTTCTCGATGCTGTTCACCGAAGCGCTCGCGTTGCTCGTCCTCGCAGTGTTCGTGATCGAAGTGCTGTTCGCCATCGACGGGTTCGGACTGCTGTTCCTCGAGGCCATACAGAACCGCGATCTCCCGGTTCTTCTCGGGAGTACGATCGTAATCATCGGCTTTGGAGTCGTCGGGAACATCATCCAGGACCTCTCGTACAGTTACCTGGATCCTCGCGTCGACGCCGGATCTCGGTGATTTTCATCGGCCAAATCTGGACAAAAATGTTAAAAATTGCTCAAAACTGAATCATCGTTTTACTCTGACAGATATTTACCGCCCGAAGGAAACGGCATCAAAGCAGTACATATATCAGTAGGGATCCCGCAATTCTGCCCATGGTACAGGATACCGAGATATCCAGTCCGAGCATCAACCGAAGACGAGTCCTCCAGAGCGTCGGCGCAGCGGGCGTCGTCGGTCTGGCGGGTTGTCTCGAGGGCGAAGAGCCCGCAGAAGAGGATGATGAGGGTATCGGCGAGGAGGACGTCGATCCAGACGAACTCGTCGAAGGCGGCACCCTTCGCGTCGGCATCGGTGCCAATGCCGACTCGTTCGACGGTCCGTACAGCACGGACACGACCTCGACGCTGGTCCAGAGCCTCATTTTCGAGTCGCTGACCGTCAGCGACAGCGAGGGGAACCTCTATCCGTGGCTCGCCGAGGACTTCGAAGTTGAAGAGACGCAGGACATCGAGCGCACCGACTACGCCCCGTACATGCGGTCGGTCGAAGCCGGCGAGGAGGGTGCGGTACCGATCGAGGAACAGGAGATCGTCCGTCACCCGGAGGATGCAGTCCCCGAGGAAGGCGACGAAGTCCGAACGCTGCTGTTCGAAGACGCGGCAGACGCCGTCGCAGACGGTGTGTACGGCATGCGGATCCGGTACGACCTCCGCGAGGGCGTCGAGTTCCACAACGGCGAGGAGATGACCGCCGAGGACGTCATCGCCTCCTACGATCGACTCAAGCTGTCAGACAACGCCGCCCAGTACTTCGACTCGACGCTGTACTACGAGGCGATCGACGAGTACACGGTGGACATCTACGGTCAGCTTCCCGACGCGGAGGGCGCCCGGGAGCTGCCGCCGATGTACGTCTATCCGAAGGAACTGGCCGAACTGCCGCCGAACGACCTCGACCCGCGACAGGGTAACGAGCCGGTCGGCACCGGCCCGTACGTGCTGGACGAGATGGCGGACGAGCAGTACGTCGAGTACGAGAAGAACGACAACTACTGGGTCGAGGACGTCGGCGTCGACTCCTTCGACTGGTTCGAGGGCGATGCCGACTTCCCTGACGGGCCGGTCATCGACCGGATCGAGATGGAAATCATCCCGGACGACGCAACCCGATCAGGTGCACTCCAAAACGACGAAATCGACATCACGACGGGCCTCACCCGGGCGACGCTGGACGACTTCGACGCCTCTGAAGACTTCGAGGTCGCCGGCGTCGAGACAGGCGGGTACGAGTACTTCCAGCCGCCGATCCAGGTCGAGCCCTGGGACGACCAGCGACTCCGGCAAGCGTTCAACCACCTCGTCCCACGAGAATCCATCGTCGAAAACGTTCTTGCGGGCTGGGCCCGCCCGGCGTGGACGATGATTCCCCAACTCGCGCAGGGTGCCGGGACCACCGATGCACAGGCGCTCGAAGAAGAGCTACGTCCATACAACGAGTACCGACCTGAGGAAGCGGCCGAAATGGCTGAGGAAGTGTTTGATGACTACGGCATCGAGGCGCCGCTTGAAGTAACTCTGGAAGTCAACGCCGACAACGACGACCGCGTCCAGATGGTCGAACTTGTTGCCGAGTCAATGGAGGAAACGGGGCTTTTCGAGACCGAAATCGAGACGTACGAGTGGACGACCTACGTGGGGCGCGTCCTGGACCCCGGCTACGCCGAAGAAGGGGTCATCGCCTGTATCGGCCTCTCGGGTACGTTCAATCCCCACAGCTTCTGTGACGCGCTGCACCACAGCAGCAACTGGGGAGCCTGCTGTAACCTGAGCGGCGTCAACTTCGACTGGCTCGACGAGATGCTGGACAACGCCCGCTACGGGGCCGAGGTCGCTGAGGATGAGGACCTCCGCCGCGAGCGGTACGACGAAATCTGGCGGGAACTCGAGGAGCTTGCAGCCAGCGCGATCACGCACTTCGACCTGCAAACCTCCGTCCGCCACGAGCGGGTCAAGGGCTGGGGGCAGTGGCCGTTCCACGAGGGCTACCTCAACTACGCACTGTTCGCACCACAAGACGAACAAGTTATTTACATCGACGAATAAGCCCTCGGCGTGCTGCCGGACGACCGGCGGCTTCCCTCCCCATTAACGAATGAGTTTACGACGATTTATCCTCAAGCGGTTCCTGGCGATCATCCCGATACTGTTCGGTGTTTCAGTAATTACGTTCGCGCTCGTCCACTATACCCCGGGTGATCCGGTCCAGCAGATGGTCGGGTTAAATCCCGATATGACGGAAGCCGAGCGGCAAGCGATCCGTCGTCGGTACGGCCTCCACCGGCCGGCCTACGAGCAGTATTTCCACTGGATGGCGAACGTGTTACAGGGTGATTTCGGCCGGGTGTACAGTTCGGGCCGTGACGTCGGCACGATCGTTCTGATGCGGCTCCCTGAAACGATCGCGCTGGGCATCTTCGGGTGGGTGTTCGCGCTGGGTATCGCGATCCCGACCGGGATTTACGCGGCCGTGAAGAAGGATCAGCTGGGCGACACCGTCAGCCGGTTCCTGGCCCTGTCGGGCATCTCGATCCCGAACTTCTGGCTCGGGCTGATGTTGATCCTGTTTTTCGCGTTGATCCTGGATCTCTGGCCCGTGTTACCGCCCTCGCGTCAGCCGTTGCATAGCCCCGAGATGCTGTGGTATCTCATCCTCCCGGGCGTCACGGTGGGGACGGCCTCGGCAGCAGCGATCATGCGTGTGATGCGTACGTCGATGGCCGAAGAAATGAACAAGGACTACGTAACGGCAGCTCGTGCGAAAGGCCTCCCCGAGCGTAAAGTCGTCTTGAAACACGTGCTCCGCAACTCGCTGATCTCCGTCGTGACGCTTGCGGCGCTTCTCACGGCGGGGATCGTCAGCGGGTCGATCGTCGTCGAGGTCGTGTTCAACTGGCCCGGTCTCGGCCGGGAGTTCATCGACGCGCTGACCCAAAACGAGATCGACCTCATCATGGCGATCACGCTCGTGACGGGCATCGCGATCATCATCGCGAACCTGGTTGCAGACATCATGTACGCGGTACTCGATCCGAGGATCAGATATGACTAGCAAATCTCACTCACAGCGGGGTCGGATTCAGGTCACCGGGTTCGACCCGGCGCGGGTAACGGAACGTGAGCGGATCTCCGACTGGTCGGGCGACATCCAGACCGAGACGGAGAGTCGGTGGGTTCGGGCGTACAAACGGTTCTTGCGGAACCGGTCCGCGCTCGTCGGACTCGCGGTCGTGTTGCTCATGAGCCTTGCGGCGTTTATGGCTCGGCCGATCGCCGTGTGGGGCGTCACGATTCAGCCGTTCGCGCTCGCCCCGTACGACCCGACGACGATCCTCTATCTGACCGAGGATCCGACCGTCAGCGTCTACGACTGGCCGTCGACCGACTACATCATGGGCGTCGACGGAAGCGGCCGCGACCTGTTCTCTCGTATCCTCTTTGGCGGCCGGTACAGCATCTCGATCGGGTTCGTCGTGGTCATGTTGACCGCCAGTGTCGGGATGGTCTACGGGAGCATCTCCGGCTACTACGGCGGCTGGATCGACGAAATCATGATGCGGATCGTCGACACGATCTACGCGTTCCCCGGGATCGTCCTGGCGCTGATCATCGTGACGATCTTCGGCGGCGGCTACTGGCAGCTCGTGGCGGCGTTCTCGCTTTTCGGCTGGAACGGCTACGCCCGCATTATGCGCGGGGAGGTGTTGTCCATCAAGGAAAGCGAGTACGTGAAGGCGGCGAAGGCGCTGGGCGCCCGCGACAGGCGGGTGATCATGCGCCACGTCCTGCCGAACGCGATGGCGGAGGTGCTCGTCGTCGCGTCGCTAAACATCGGTACCGTCGTCATCGGGGTCGCGGCGCTCGGCTTCCTCGGGTTGGGGATGCCGCCCGGCACCGCCGAGTGGGGGACGATGCTCGATCAGACCCGGGAGACGCTGATCCAGGGTCCCGGCGGAGCGATCCCCTGGCACGCCACCGTCTTCCCCGGTGTTGCGATCTTCCTGTTCGTGATGTCGATGAACATGATCGGTGACGGAATCAACGACGCACTCGACGCACAGGAGACGAGCGTCACTGCGGGAGGTGCCCAGTAATGGCGCTTCTCGAAGTGAACGATCTGACGGTTCGCTTTTATACCCAGGAGGGGGCCGTCACCGCGGTAGACAACCTCTCGTACCGGATCGAACGCGGCGAGAAGTTCGGCGTCGTCGGCGAAAGCGGCGCCGGAAAAAGCGTCAGTGCGCTCTCGTTGATGCGGCTCATCGACAACCCCGGACAGATCGAAAGCGGGGAGATCCTCTTTAAAGGTGAGAACCTCCTGGATATGACAGAGCAGGAGGTTCGGGCGATCCGCGGCAACGACATCGCCATGATCTTCCAGGACGCCCAGACCGCGCTGAACCCCGTGTACACGGTCGGGGATCAGATCGGCGAAGCGCTCAGACACCACCTCGATTACAGCGAAGGCGAGGCCCGCGAACGCACGATACAGCTGCTCGATAAGGTCGGCATCCCCGAAGCGGAGACGCGGTACTCCGATTACCCTCACGAGTTCTCCGGCGGGATGCAACAGCGGGCGATCATCGCGATGGCACTGTCGTGTGACCCAGAACTCATCATCGCCGACGAGCCGACCACCGCGCTGGACGTGACCATCGAGACGAAGATCCTCAATCTCATCGAGGATCTCGCAGACGATATGGGGACGGCGGTGCAGCTCATCACCCACGACCTCGGCGTCATCGCCGAATTCTGTGATCGAGTGATGGTGATGTACGCGGGCAAACCCGTCGAGAAGGCCCCCGTCGAGGACCTCTATTACGATCCCAAACACCCGTACACGGTGGGACTCATGAGCTCGATCCCGCGGATCGGGGACAAACGCGACCGGCTACAGACGATCCCCGGGACGATGCCGGACCTGATCGAGCTGCCGCCGGGCTGCAGTTTCCATCCGCGGTGTCCGTTCGCCGAGGAGGCGTGTACGCGAACGGAGCCGTCGCTGCTCGACCCAGAGACGGGCGAGCCGGCGACGATCGACTCCGAACGCGGCGCCGCCTGCCTGGAGTATTCGGGGGACCTCACCGGCGGACTCGACTACGACATCGTCGTTCGCGAGGAGACGGCCGATCCGACGGCGAGTGCCTCGGGAGGTGGTGGCGATGAGTAGCGAGGAACCGATTTTGCGCGTCGAGAACCTCGAGAAGTACTACGACACGAGCGAGGGATTCATCGACACGCTACTCGGGGAATCACAGAAGGTGAAGGCTGTCGACGACGTCAGCTTCGAGCTCATGGAGGGGGAAACCCTCGGCGTCGTCGGCGAATCCGGCTGCGGGAAGTCGACGCTCGGACAGGCGATGATCCGGCTGATCGAACCGACCGGCGGTTCGGTTTACTACCGGGGCACCGACCTCACCGAGCTATCGAGCAGTGGACTCAGGGACATCCGGAAGAACGTCCAGTACATCTTCCAGGACCCGTATTCGAGCCTGAACCCCCGGATGACCGTCGGCGACATCATCCGCGAACCGCTCGAGATCCACGACCTCGGCGAGGGCGGCGAGCGGGACGATAGGGTGTACGAACTGCTGGAAACCGTCGGGCTCAATCCGAGCCACGCGAACAGGTACCCCCACGAGTTCTCCGGGGGGCAAAAACAGCGCATCGGCATCGCCCGCGCGCTCGCGGTCGATCCCGAGGTCGTGATCTGTGACGAGCCGGTGAGCGCGCTCGACGTGAGTGTCCAGGCACAGATCCTCAACCTGCTCGAGGATCTCCAGGAGGAGTTCGATCTCTCCTACGTGTTCATCGCCCACGACCTGAGCGTGGTCGAGCACATCTCCGACCGCGTGGGAGTGATGTATCTCGGCAAGGTCGCGGAGATCGGACCGACACAGAGCGTCTACGCGCCACCGTACCATCCGTACACAGAAGCGCTTCTGTCGGCGATTCCGGAGCCGGACCCGCTCTGGGAGGGCGATCAGATCTTCCTGCGCGGCGCGGTCCCCTCGCCGATCGATCCGCCGTCCGGCTGTCGGTTCCACACCCGATGTCCCCGGATCATTCAGGGCGGGGAGTACGATATCGACCAGGTACACTGGCGTTCGCTCATGAACCTTCGTCAGCGTGCGCGTTCGGCAGAAACCGCGGCTGCGGTCACTGCGATCGACGAGGACGCCGACGAGGCGACGGTCGAACCCGCCGAAATCCCGGAGTCGGAGCTCGAGGAACTGATCCGAGAGGAGTTCGACCTTCCCGACCGTTTCGGCGATCCCGACGCAGACGAGGCCATCTCTGCGTTCGTCGCCACGCTTCACGACGAGGGTATCACACCGGCCGCTGAAACGATCTCCGAACGGGTAACCTCGCCGTGTGAACGGACCGTTCCGCCGCTGATCGAGTCGGAGGGGGGATCGGATCACCGCATCGCGTGTCTCCTCTACGACGAGGAGTACGCCGGGATGCCTCCCGAGTTCGTCACCGAGTCGACGGAAACGAAGTCGGACGATCCGGTTGCCGGGGACTGACCGGACGAATCGGTTTCCGGGGACTGACCGGACGAATCGGTTTCCGGAGACGGATTGGACTCGACCGCAAGGGGTCTGTCCAACCGAACCGAACGCTTTTACGGGTTTGCGGCCGTAATTCCATCGATGCGTCGGATCTACGAGTCGGAGGCGCTCCGCCGGGACGACGAGGACAGCTTCAGCCCCGGCGAACAGCGCGACCGCTCTCACGAACCGCTCGCGGTCAAGATGGTCCCCTCCACGTGGCTGAGTCGGGTGTTCGTTCCACATTGGCTCCGGTATCGCTCCATCAAAATCGACGTTACGAGTCCCAGAAACGAGTATCCGGTCGAGGCCGACGTTCCGTTCCTGGTGCGGATGCGGAACGTGATGCCGTTCCCGGTGACGGTGCCGGTCCGGTCGCCGGTGCTGTGGACGTGGGACGTCGACGGCGTGACCGAAGCGTCACACGTCGACCTGAAGAACCCGCCCGACGAGGAACGGGGGTTCGTCTTCGAACGTGGTGAAGAGAAGGTGTTCAGGAAGCGCTGGACCGGGACGTTCCGCGTGTCGGAGTCGGAGTGGGAACCGGCCGGACCGGGAAAGTACGTCATCGGTGCCGGCCTCAACGTCGAGGACGCCGAGGGGAAGGGGCTGTACAGTCGGACGACGGTTCGGCTGGTTCCGGAGTAGCCTACGGCCTGATTCCGGTTCCGTCGCCCTCGTCGA
The Halalkaliarchaeum desulfuricum DNA segment above includes these coding regions:
- a CDS encoding deoxyuridine 5'-triphosphate nucleotidohydrolase, whose product is MFRSGKFVAKRLRKANDEPLSSDQVQPNGVDLTLGTVYEQSSPGRIDRDGKTVGERLELEPDDGAFRLEPGNYVAEYGEVVRVPDSHVGFVYPRSSLMRNSAMLHTAVWDAGYEGIGEGLLQVGHEIEIRRGARIGQFVLAAADHEGVYEGEYQGERL
- a CDS encoding DUF7289 family protein, which produces MSETNGGDRGVSEALSFVLVFALVIGSIAIVYTVGLGGLQDARDHERINNAERAFEVFGENLDDIVLDGAPSRSTQIRMSDATLSVQEAAYVEITGTNPETGENYTYPPQQVRSLAFESGDSTVSYTGGAVVRSDGDGDGVMVREPPFLFEDDRMVLPIVRLSSGGSVAVSGDQVIQVRTEQVLRRNDPVNGTEFDSVEVNVSTDNPGAWNRYMEDSGMECEEPDPGAGEDGLALVSCEHEDVEQLRVVVIRIDVAFE
- a CDS encoding ABC transporter ATP-binding protein produces the protein MSDEPPVLAVDGLEKHYPITKGLLRREVGRVRAVDGVNFRIDRGEALGLVGESGCGKSTTALSILRLEEPTGGEVRFEGTPIEKFRGEQLKSFRRRAQLIVQDPNEAFSPRMTVGEAVAEPLRLHGMDDSDRRREIVADVLERVGLSAADVDRYPHAFSGGEKQRIAIARALVVNPDLIVADEPTSALDGRVQSDVLALLDEIRREFDIAVLFISHDIDVVRRFCDRIAVMYLGELVEKGPVAEVLDSPAHPYTRVLLGSVPSLDPGDRTLEKPLTDTVPEPANPPKGCRFHTRCPEVIPPKDVDVTQEQWRAIAALRFTVETGELPEPLAPDRQGQSTTAETVRKEFGLPSSLSDPLAERAVTDAAAAIADGDIDGASELLADAFPTICERETPTVVDLDGQSAQCHRYDPEKDAEPIPWN
- a CDS encoding ABC transporter ATP-binding protein — encoded protein: MTLDQSEVGSEPLLSVENLRTYIDADGGRVHAVDGVSFTVDRGETVCLVGESGSGKSVTCESLTGIVPQPPAEIVGGTVSFDGLSLLDADDSTLRSVRGNRIAHVFQNPQQALDPVYTVGDQLAEAMTIHGAGDVTATRERAVELLRRVGIPRASERVDDYPHEFSGGMAQRVAIGIGLAADPELLIADEPTTAVDVTVQARLIELLRELTGGGMSLLLVTHDLRVVAALADRVVVMFGGTVMEQGPVETVFARPSHPYTQALFESYDGLDRRGERSARDEIPTDGCRFRRECPHAVDACGGGTQPPTYPTDGNSAHEVSCVHYAPERDPDQILADARGASPGGIPGRTDRSEDAPDTRPRGESGTANGGPTDE
- a CDS encoding ABC transporter permease, whose amino-acid sequence is MSDNDDSPRFETVDWSRIDRSRRIVTPQRVTLLIGITLVGLLYLYDVMYAHVYTIGEWRAEPVDWVFLLAVATLVAYGIVPAVQHRDTVTRVVEGVGAKLSTKLAGGYLLVLVVIGFFAPILFPNPGLAFQHAFHPPIGFTSEVTGVECLGAVTGEIFEQRCHGTWAYPLGTNERGHPMGFLVASGARVALYVMAITAAFVIPAAAAVGVIAGLRGGAVDSLLMSYVDVQLSIPAIVLYFIGYTYWGPSLLVLLLAFGLLSWGGIARLVRSEVLQRREDGHVLVARSLGASGTYLAKRHILPNVTNTLVPAVFQLLALLVLFEAGVAFLGYHELQTYSWGGIISEGINAEVAAEMQTRAPHPAYKIWWVATLPALALTATILSLKLVGDEFRDAMDPRRGANR